In the genome of Drosophila yakuba strain Tai18E2 chromosome 3R, Prin_Dyak_Tai18E2_2.1, whole genome shotgun sequence, one region contains:
- the LOC6536363 gene encoding mucin-5AC isoform X3 yields MAAINTVPKSIHLPLTTLSSAPRVLMCSASVGTEGSVTLQLRDANSLEAAATKTAAAATSTTSPNGAASAPASTLENALTIGYPDPEMLADVLGTIQTASLKNNNSITAATSSNSSTKSTSSNHLTNPNKITITRRSVQSVSTSTHSSSISSCSSTSSSNSNSGKSNTSYIKNCLIRSSSCSNTVTNVTTLAQIMSNSSTSSAASLLNQHNNNSNCSNSSNFSTASSVGSSISVGSSNSSSSNCSNGSNSNSNDSNSSSGGGHRLTFKGTGRHVPTSGLGSSAASSPNTSGTASGIGGIGGIGGIISVEAPRKNRPKLSSPTRHGPQQCQICCKIFGNASALAKHKLTHSDERKYICALCSKAFKRQDHLNGHMMTHRNKKPYECKADGCGKSYCDARSLRRHSENHHAGGAATPTTSQSLSPTASSSGTSNSSGAGVATSSLSLSPATASGDASSPDGATCIRTYISTGSSVVDAATGIALSDEQIKAMNLPIKTGVTLLSPTTSTSSNASSSASSSSSSHSSTGSGSGSGSGTGSGCGSVSMAPSPSSGSVITASSPTITLSDGMSLEGEGLTREQLDLISKIMQQTKQTSAQVTVSSPTSVSSYKINTNSSPSQNRPRTWNMQLLNSAQNVTVTVEDNSELVTPSSNSPVEVKEEELSPQLVGNMNPNLLNIVKLDKPVECNLCHRKFKNIPALNGHMRLHGGYYKKDPETKRSEKKDSSGPPLQTASIGVRALIEEKIISKRKDMTKGSFVVPAPPHSSGTTTTLRRSISDLESFLNPKTSTSSHTQTMTTTTGTTTAVLPAATTIKSSNGLSIQQIGLPQSIEIFSGGQKQAKTLNLGSGTNTITITTNNVPTTTTMSALTALKAGGTISGISTATNTDPKDSTLIELLKRGTRIAVTSKKSQSHGQTGSSIMMTSSGAATNAVGAVTELTTIGAGGGVQTVGRQIITNNNRTVIIPSDVQVVSTKSKLSSLSSLVKSNMTGSGTCSSGNLSLADGTPLSLTIAPNQEVTGGGCNSSGSGGVITSGGGGVYTVTYTSDGTDLFDDAEVYNVSDTEMLLQTVDSMELLNDEEIKSEHSEDFALLSEAGDSAHTQLVKLEPENGQANSGSGSVSAANTTPLPTFQQFHSKELIMQNSSQIQAIASMRGGGGGVLASPLHSPLAYPTPPSSHENMAQSSPFIEDAAAQFVDASNTFFGDKTDFSHIYFKTDEGEATIEQLNEHDNEKILKLKSVLEESSFDPSIKVEDLLNGTDDDTECDLREFAETNLSFLDEDQEFLNDSRNATSPLSESFFTSGIGSAEDVKQVLREVLPDENMQLQLSSEQQGENIIDLYYLPGLGLQSQMMPNSEDPLLSSSPREFGQQRQQLAMQTTSMQQPMEQSLQDNHNLYQQQEQQQQHPQQQQEPHQQQQSQQEQTSQQEQQQQQQQQQHQQLLLPQQALNQAESLPAVGQQQGDFMLPLVGGHGFTQVTSQTQYIDGSQGGMGMQPLNSLLQPLLYGGATTSNGSASAGGNESLLTTDCQMNANQGQIDTGLLFACGNTTTMTAHKSLAALVPNPPSVANLQPLSNQTNSILKRRLRSNAPQETHKFSKFHTLSPHRSKLRKPSRTHYTPAPILNPDRKGTGLYCNVRKQLGQGLFDAFDDDFGDPVGLVDFSDESKVNLGSTYQAQIPSCRPLEEASRESAAAELMWNPEVQEDEKILMRYIDLSKSSAVPMGSHSEEVALQTLLRAKGNSAAAVLSLLQTQSGAFQMKWTAYELEQFLRGLEKNGKDFGKIASELQTKSSGECVQMYYFWKKLCVDYKVTHLKMEPVVVITPAVEKPYVCEIADCSASFSSKAALHGHVRIHAYGRSASSNTNNNNNNSSSSNTGSSSNMQHGAASSGSGSGGNNSSSSYACATLSSGNSSSGNNASSNTAAAAAAHSSNMPQGGSNCSGHANAAIATSALSTTPKLEAGMGSATNIAIAKEGEFPCKSLQ; encoded by the exons GAGCAACACCAGTTACATCAAGAACTGCTTGAtacgcagcagcagctgcagcaacacgGTCACCAATGTCACCACATTGGCGCAGATTatgagcaacagcagcaccagcagcgcGGCCAGTTTACTCAAtcagcacaacaacaatagcaactgcagcaacagcagcaacttcagTACCGCCTCCTCGGTgggcagcagcatcagcgttggcagcagcaacagcagcagcagcaactgcagcaacggcagcaacagcaacagcaacgacagcaacagcagcagcggcggcggccacCGATTGACTTTCAAGGGCACCGGACGGCATGTGCCCACGAGCGGACTAGGTTCATCGGCGGCATCATCGCCGAACACGAGCGGTACAGCCAGCGGTATTGGCGGCATTGGGGGCATTGGCGGCATCATAAGCGTTGAGGCGCCACGCAAAAATCGACCCAAATTATCATCGCCAACGCGTCACGGACCGCAGCAGTGTCAG ATTTGTTGCAAGATCTTTGGAAATGCCTCGGCGCTGGCCAAGCACAAACTGACGCACAGCGACGAGCGGAAATACATCTGTGCGCTCTGCTCGAAGGCATTCAAGCGGCAAGATCACTT AAACGGACACATGATGACTCATCGGAACAAGAAGCCTTACGAGTGTAAGGCGGATGGCTGCGGCAAATCCTACTGCGACGCCCGATCACTGAGGCGCCACTCGGAGAACCACCATGCCGGCGgagcagccacgcccaccaccagCCAATCGCTCTCGCCCACCGCCAGTTCGAGCGGTACCAGCAATAGTAGTGGCGCCGGCGTGGCCACCAGCTCCTTGAGCCTGTCCCCGGCGACGGCCAGCGGAGATGCCAGCTCCCCGGACGGAGCCACCTGCATTCGAACGTACATTTCCACGGGCAGTTCGGTGGTGGATGCCGCCACCGGGATCGCCCTGTCGGACGAACAGATCAAGGCGATGAATCTGCCGATCAAGACGGGCGTCACCTTGCTGTCGCCCACCACCTCGACCTCGTCGAATGCCTCATCCTCGGCCTCGTCCTCCAGCTCGTCGCATTCCTCGACGGGTTCGGgttcgggatcgggatcgggaacTGGGTCTGGTTGCGGATCGGTATCCATGGCCCCGTCACCGTCAAGTGGCTCGGTGATAACCGCTAGCTCTCCCACCATCACGCTCAGCGATGGGATGAGTCTCGAGGGCGAGGGTCTCACGCGGGAACAGTTGGATCTCATCAGCAAGATAATGCAGCAAACGAAGCAGACGAGTGCCCAGGTCACCGTCTCCTCGCCCACCAGCGTCAGTTCCTACAAGATCAACACTAACTCGTCGCCATCGCAGAACAGACCGCGCACCTGGAACATGCAATTG CTAAATAGTGCACAGAATGTGACTGTCACAGTCGAGGACAACTCTGAGCTCGTCACTCCCTCCTCGAACTCACCCGTGGAGgtcaaggaggaggagctgagCCCACAGTTAGTGGGCAACATGAATCCCAACCTGCTCAACATCGTAAAGCTCGACAAGCCCGTGGAGTGCAATCTCTGTCACCGCAAGTTCAAAAACATACCCGCCCTCAATGGGCACATGCGTCTGCATGGCGGCTACTACAAGAAGGATCCGGAAACCAAGCGCAGCGAGAAGAAGGACTCCAGTGGTCCGCCCCTGCAGACGGCGAGCATTGGCGTGCGCGCCCTCATCGAGGAGAAGATCATCAGCAAGCGCAAGGACATGACTAAG GGCTCCTTTGTGGTTCCGGCACCACCGCACAGCAgtggcaccaccaccaccctgCGTCGATCGATCAGCGACCTGGAGAGCTTCCTCAACCCGAAGACGAGCACCAGCAGTCACACCCAAACGATGACCACCACCACGGGCACCACCACAGCGGTTCTCCCGGCGGCCACCACCATCAAGAGCAGCAATGGCCTCAGTATCCAGCAGATTGGCCTGCCGCAGAGCATCGAGATCTTCAGCGGCGGTCAGAAGCAGGCGAAGACGCTGAACCTGGGCAGTGGCACCAACACGATCACGATAACCACCAACAACGTACCCACCACCACGACGATGAGTGCTCTAACCGCGCTGAAAGCGGGTGGCACCATCAGTGGCATCTCCACCGCTACCAACACGGATCCCAAGGACTCCACACTTATTGAGCTCCTGAAACGCGGCACTCGCATTGCGGTCACTTCGAAAAAGAGCCAATCCCATGGCCAGACGGGATCCAGTATAATGATGACCTCCAGCGGAGCGGCTACAAATGCAGTGGGTGCTGTCACCGAGCTGACCACCATCGGTGCCGGCGGAGGAGTGCAGACGGTGGGCCGTCAGATCATCACCAACAACAACCGCACCGTGATCATACCCTCCGATGTCCAGGTGGTGTCCACCAAGAGCAAGCTGAGCAGCTTGAGCAGTCTGGTCAAGAGCAATATGACCGGTAGTGGCACCTGCTCCTCGGGCAATCTTTCGCTGGCCGATGGCACGCCGCTTTCCCTGACCATTGCGCCCAATCAGGAGGTCACCGGAGGTGGATGCAACTCCAGCGGATCGGGTGGCGTGATCACGAGCGGGGGTGGTGGAGTCTACACGGTTACCTACACCAGTGATGGCACCGATCTCTTTGACGATGCCGAGGTCTACAACGTTTCGGACACCGAGATGCTGCTGCAGACGGTGGACTCCATGGAGCTGCTCAACGACGAGGAGATCAAGAGCGAACATTCCGAGGACTTTGCCCTGCTCAGCGAGGCCGGCGATAGTGCGCACACCCAGCTGGTGAAACTGGAGCCGGAAAATGGACAGGCCAACTCCGGATCGGGAAGCGTATCCGCCGCCAACACCACGCCGTTGCCCACCTTCCAGCAATTCCATTCCAAGGAGCTGATCATGCAGAACAGTTCGCAGATCCAGGCGATAGCCAGCATgcgtggaggtggtggtggcgtCCTGGCCTCGCCGCTCCACTCGCCACTGGCCTATCCAACTCCGCCATCGAGCCACGAGAATATGGCCCAGAGTTCGCCGTTCATCGAGGATGCGGCTGCCCAGTTTGTGGACGCCAGTAACACCTTCTTCGGCGACAAGACGGACTTCTCGCACATCTACTTCAAAACGGATGAGGGGGAGGCCACCATTGAACAGCTGAATGAGCACGACAACGAGAAGATCCTGAAACTGAAATCAGTGCTGGAGGAGAGCAGCTTCGATCCCTCGATCAAAGTGGAGGACCTGCTGAATGGCACAGATGATGACACGGAGTGCGATCTGCGGGAGTTTGCCGAGACTAATCTGTCGTTTTTGGACGAGGATCAGGAGTTCCTCAATGACTCGAGGAACGCCACCTCACCGCTCTCGGAATCCTTCTTCACCAGCGGCATTGGCTCCGCGGAAGATGTGAAGCAGGTGCTGCGAGAAGTCCTGCCCGATGAGAAtatgcagctgcagctgagcAGCGAGCAGCAGGGCGAGAACATCATCGATCTCTACTATTTGCCTGGCTTGGGCCTGCAATCCCAGATGATGCCCAATTCGGAGGACCCGCTGCTCTCCTCCTCGCCCCGGGAGTTTGGCCAGCAACGACAGCAGTTGGCCATGCAGACCACCAGCATGCAGCAGCCCATGGAGCAGTCGCTTCAGGACAACCACAATCTctaccagcagcaggagcagcagcaacagcatccgcagcagcagcaagagccacaccagcagcaacaatccCAGCAGGAGCAGACGTCGCAGCAggaacaacagcagcagcagcagcagcagcagcatcaacagttgttgctgccgcagcAGGCACTCAATCAAGCGGAATCCCTGCCGGCGGTGGGTCAGCAGCAGGGTGATTTCATGCTGCCCCTGGTGGGAGGTCATGGATTCACCCAAGTTACCAGCCAAACGCAATACATTGATGGCAGCCAGGGCGGCATGGGGATGCAGCCCCTCAACAGCCTGCTGCAACCACTGCTCTACGGTGGGGCAACCACATCCAATGGCAGCGCCTCAGCCGGAGGCAACGAATCTCTGCTCACCACCGATTGTCAAATGAATGCCAATCAGGGACAGATCGATACGGGCCTGTTGTTCGCCTGTGGCAACACGACAACCATGACAGCCCACAAATCCCTGGCGGCTCTCGTGCCAAATCCGCCGAGTGTGGCTAATCTGCAGCCGTTGTccaaccaaacgaattccaTTCTGAAGCGCCGCCTGCGCTCCAATGCGCCCCAGGAGACGCACAAGTTCTCCAAGTTCCACACCCTGTCACCGCATCGTTCCAAGCTGCGGAAACCATCGCGTACCCACTATACGCCCGCCCCCATCCTCAATCCGGATCGCAAGGGCACTGGCCTCTACTGCAATGTGCGCAAGCAACTGGGTCAGGGTTTGTTCGACGCCTTCGACGATGACTTCGGGGACCCGGTGGGCTTGGTGGACTTCTCGGATGAGTCCAAGGTGAACTTGGGCTCCACCTACCAGGCGCAGATACCCAGCTGTCGGCCGCTGGAGGAGGCATCGCGCGAGTCTGCGGCCGCCGAGTTGATGTGGAATCCCGAGGTGCAGGAGGACGAGAAGATACTGATGCGCTACATTGATCTCAGCAAGTCGTCGGCCGTGCCCATGGGCAGTCATTCCGAGGAGGTGGCGCTCCAAACGCTGCTGCGGGCCAAAGGAAACTCGGCGGCGGCTGTGCTCAGTCTACTCCAAACGCAGTCCGGCGCCTTCCAGATGAAGTGGACCGCCTACGAGCTGGAGCAGTTCCTGCGCGGCTTGGAGAAGAATGGCAAGGACTTTGGCAAGATCGCCAGTGAG CTGCAGACCAAATCCTCCGGCGAATGTGTGCAGATGTACTACTTCTGGAAGAAGCTGTGCGTGGACTACAAGGTGACGCACTTGAAGATGGAGCCCGTGGTGGTAATCACACCCGCGGTGGAGAAGCCCTATGTCTGCGAGATCGCCGACTGTTCAGCG AGCTTCAGTTCGAAGGCGGCGCTGCACGGCCATGTCCGCATACACGCTTACGGTCGCAgtgccagcagcaacaccaacaacaacaacaacaacagcagcagcagcaacaccggcagcagcagcaacatgcaacatggCGCTGcaagcagtggcagtggctctggcggcaacaacagcagcagcagctacgCATGCGCAACACtgagcagcggcaacagcagcagcggcaacaatgccagcagcaataccgctgcagctgcagcagcacacagcagcaacatgcccCAGGGCGGCAGCAACTGCAGTGGCCATGCGAATGCGGCTATAGCAACGTCTGCGCTTTCGACCACGCCCAAATTGGAGGCGGGCATGGGCAGTGCCACGAACATAGCAATTGCCAAGGAGGGCGAGTTCCCCTGCAAG AGTCTTCAATAA
- the LOC6536363 gene encoding mucin-5AC isoform X2 produces MAAINTVPKSIHLPLTTLSSAPRVLMCSASVGTEGSVTLQLRDANSLEAAATKTAAAATSTTSPNGAASAPASTLENALTIGYPDPEMLADVLGTIQTASLKNNNSITAATSSNSSTKSTSSNHLTNPNKITITRRSVQSVSTSTHSSSISSCSSTSSSNSNSGKSNTSYIKNCLIRSSSCSNTVTNVTTLAQIMSNSSTSSAASLLNQHNNNSNCSNSSNFSTASSVGSSISVGSSNSSSSNCSNGSNSNSNDSNSSSGGGHRLTFKGTGRHVPTSGLGSSAASSPNTSGTASGIGGIGGIGGIISVEAPRKNRPKLSSPTRHGPQQCQICCKIFGNASALAKHKLTHSDERKYICALCSKAFKRQDHLNGHMMTHRNKKPYECKADGCGKSYCDARSLRRHSENHHAGGAATPTTSQSLSPTASSSGTSNSSGAGVATSSLSLSPATASGDASSPDGATCIRTYISTGSSVVDAATGIALSDEQIKAMNLPIKTGVTLLSPTTSTSSNASSSASSSSSSHSSTGSGSGSGSGTGSGCGSVSMAPSPSSGSVITASSPTITLSDGMSLEGEGLTREQLDLISKIMQQTKQTSAQVTVSSPTSVSSYKINTNSSPSQNRPRTWNMQLLNSAQNVTVTVEDNSELVTPSSNSPVEVKEEELSPQLVGNMNPNLLNIVKLDKPVECNLCHRKFKNIPALNGHMRLHGGYYKKDPETKRSEKKDSSGPPLQTASIGVRALIEEKIISKRKDMTKGSFVVPAPPHSSGTTTTLRRSISDLESFLNPKTSTSSHTQTMTTTTGTTTAVLPAATTIKSSNGLSIQQIGLPQSIEIFSGGQKQAKTLNLGSGTNTITITTNNVPTTTTMSALTALKAGGTISGISTATNTDPKDSTLIELLKRGTRIAVTSKKSQSHGQTGSSIMMTSSGAATNAVGAVTELTTIGAGGGVQTVGRQIITNNNRTVIIPSDVQVVSTKSKLSSLSSLVKSNMTGSGTCSSGNLSLADGTPLSLTIAPNQEVTGGGCNSSGSGGVITSGGGGVYTVTYTSDGTDLFDDAEVYNVSDTEMLLQTVDSMELLNDEEIKSEHSEDFALLSEAGDSAHTQLVKLEPENGQANSGSGSVSAANTTPLPTFQQFHSKELIMQNSSQIQAIASMRGGGGGVLASPLHSPLAYPTPPSSHENMAQSSPFIEDAAAQFVDASNTFFGDKTDFSHIYFKTDEGEATIEQLNEHDNEKILKLKSVLEESSFDPSIKVEDLLNGTDDDTECDLREFAETNLSFLDEDQEFLNDSRNATSPLSESFFTSGIGSAEDVKQVLREVLPDENMQLQLSSEQQGENIIDLYYLPGLGLQSQMMPNSEDPLLSSSPREFGQQRQQLAMQTTSMQQPMEQSLQDNHNLYQQQEQQQQHPQQQQEPHQQQQSQQEQTSQQEQQQQQQQQQHQQLLLPQQALNQAESLPAVGQQQGDFMLPLVGGHGFTQVTSQTQYIDGSQGGMGMQPLNSLLQPLLYGGATTSNGSASAGGNESLLTTDCQMNANQGQIDTGLLFACGNTTTMTAHKSLAALVPNPPSVANLQPLSNQTNSILKRRLRSNAPQETHKFSKFHTLSPHRSKLRKPSRTHYTPAPILNPDRKGTGLYCNVRKQLGQGLFDAFDDDFGDPVGLVDFSDESKVNLGSTYQAQIPSCRPLEEASRESAAAELMWNPEVQEDEKILMRYIDLSKSSAVPMGSHSEEVALQTLLRAKGNSAAAVLSLLQTQSGAFQMKWTAYELEQFLRGLEKNGKDFGKIASELQTKSSGECVQMYYFWKKLCVDYKVTHLKMEPVVVITPAVEKPYVCEIADCSASFSSKAALHGHVRIHAYGRSASSNTNNNNNNSSSSNTGSSSNMQHGAASSGSGSGGNNSSSSYACATLSSGNSSSGNNASSNTAAAAAAHSSNMPQGGSNCSGHANAAIATSALSTTPKLEAGMGSATNIAIAKEGEFPCKVCGNEESQLANRRNRN; encoded by the exons GAGCAACACCAGTTACATCAAGAACTGCTTGAtacgcagcagcagctgcagcaacacgGTCACCAATGTCACCACATTGGCGCAGATTatgagcaacagcagcaccagcagcgcGGCCAGTTTACTCAAtcagcacaacaacaatagcaactgcagcaacagcagcaacttcagTACCGCCTCCTCGGTgggcagcagcatcagcgttggcagcagcaacagcagcagcagcaactgcagcaacggcagcaacagcaacagcaacgacagcaacagcagcagcggcggcggccacCGATTGACTTTCAAGGGCACCGGACGGCATGTGCCCACGAGCGGACTAGGTTCATCGGCGGCATCATCGCCGAACACGAGCGGTACAGCCAGCGGTATTGGCGGCATTGGGGGCATTGGCGGCATCATAAGCGTTGAGGCGCCACGCAAAAATCGACCCAAATTATCATCGCCAACGCGTCACGGACCGCAGCAGTGTCAG ATTTGTTGCAAGATCTTTGGAAATGCCTCGGCGCTGGCCAAGCACAAACTGACGCACAGCGACGAGCGGAAATACATCTGTGCGCTCTGCTCGAAGGCATTCAAGCGGCAAGATCACTT AAACGGACACATGATGACTCATCGGAACAAGAAGCCTTACGAGTGTAAGGCGGATGGCTGCGGCAAATCCTACTGCGACGCCCGATCACTGAGGCGCCACTCGGAGAACCACCATGCCGGCGgagcagccacgcccaccaccagCCAATCGCTCTCGCCCACCGCCAGTTCGAGCGGTACCAGCAATAGTAGTGGCGCCGGCGTGGCCACCAGCTCCTTGAGCCTGTCCCCGGCGACGGCCAGCGGAGATGCCAGCTCCCCGGACGGAGCCACCTGCATTCGAACGTACATTTCCACGGGCAGTTCGGTGGTGGATGCCGCCACCGGGATCGCCCTGTCGGACGAACAGATCAAGGCGATGAATCTGCCGATCAAGACGGGCGTCACCTTGCTGTCGCCCACCACCTCGACCTCGTCGAATGCCTCATCCTCGGCCTCGTCCTCCAGCTCGTCGCATTCCTCGACGGGTTCGGgttcgggatcgggatcgggaacTGGGTCTGGTTGCGGATCGGTATCCATGGCCCCGTCACCGTCAAGTGGCTCGGTGATAACCGCTAGCTCTCCCACCATCACGCTCAGCGATGGGATGAGTCTCGAGGGCGAGGGTCTCACGCGGGAACAGTTGGATCTCATCAGCAAGATAATGCAGCAAACGAAGCAGACGAGTGCCCAGGTCACCGTCTCCTCGCCCACCAGCGTCAGTTCCTACAAGATCAACACTAACTCGTCGCCATCGCAGAACAGACCGCGCACCTGGAACATGCAATTG CTAAATAGTGCACAGAATGTGACTGTCACAGTCGAGGACAACTCTGAGCTCGTCACTCCCTCCTCGAACTCACCCGTGGAGgtcaaggaggaggagctgagCCCACAGTTAGTGGGCAACATGAATCCCAACCTGCTCAACATCGTAAAGCTCGACAAGCCCGTGGAGTGCAATCTCTGTCACCGCAAGTTCAAAAACATACCCGCCCTCAATGGGCACATGCGTCTGCATGGCGGCTACTACAAGAAGGATCCGGAAACCAAGCGCAGCGAGAAGAAGGACTCCAGTGGTCCGCCCCTGCAGACGGCGAGCATTGGCGTGCGCGCCCTCATCGAGGAGAAGATCATCAGCAAGCGCAAGGACATGACTAAG GGCTCCTTTGTGGTTCCGGCACCACCGCACAGCAgtggcaccaccaccaccctgCGTCGATCGATCAGCGACCTGGAGAGCTTCCTCAACCCGAAGACGAGCACCAGCAGTCACACCCAAACGATGACCACCACCACGGGCACCACCACAGCGGTTCTCCCGGCGGCCACCACCATCAAGAGCAGCAATGGCCTCAGTATCCAGCAGATTGGCCTGCCGCAGAGCATCGAGATCTTCAGCGGCGGTCAGAAGCAGGCGAAGACGCTGAACCTGGGCAGTGGCACCAACACGATCACGATAACCACCAACAACGTACCCACCACCACGACGATGAGTGCTCTAACCGCGCTGAAAGCGGGTGGCACCATCAGTGGCATCTCCACCGCTACCAACACGGATCCCAAGGACTCCACACTTATTGAGCTCCTGAAACGCGGCACTCGCATTGCGGTCACTTCGAAAAAGAGCCAATCCCATGGCCAGACGGGATCCAGTATAATGATGACCTCCAGCGGAGCGGCTACAAATGCAGTGGGTGCTGTCACCGAGCTGACCACCATCGGTGCCGGCGGAGGAGTGCAGACGGTGGGCCGTCAGATCATCACCAACAACAACCGCACCGTGATCATACCCTCCGATGTCCAGGTGGTGTCCACCAAGAGCAAGCTGAGCAGCTTGAGCAGTCTGGTCAAGAGCAATATGACCGGTAGTGGCACCTGCTCCTCGGGCAATCTTTCGCTGGCCGATGGCACGCCGCTTTCCCTGACCATTGCGCCCAATCAGGAGGTCACCGGAGGTGGATGCAACTCCAGCGGATCGGGTGGCGTGATCACGAGCGGGGGTGGTGGAGTCTACACGGTTACCTACACCAGTGATGGCACCGATCTCTTTGACGATGCCGAGGTCTACAACGTTTCGGACACCGAGATGCTGCTGCAGACGGTGGACTCCATGGAGCTGCTCAACGACGAGGAGATCAAGAGCGAACATTCCGAGGACTTTGCCCTGCTCAGCGAGGCCGGCGATAGTGCGCACACCCAGCTGGTGAAACTGGAGCCGGAAAATGGACAGGCCAACTCCGGATCGGGAAGCGTATCCGCCGCCAACACCACGCCGTTGCCCACCTTCCAGCAATTCCATTCCAAGGAGCTGATCATGCAGAACAGTTCGCAGATCCAGGCGATAGCCAGCATgcgtggaggtggtggtggcgtCCTGGCCTCGCCGCTCCACTCGCCACTGGCCTATCCAACTCCGCCATCGAGCCACGAGAATATGGCCCAGAGTTCGCCGTTCATCGAGGATGCGGCTGCCCAGTTTGTGGACGCCAGTAACACCTTCTTCGGCGACAAGACGGACTTCTCGCACATCTACTTCAAAACGGATGAGGGGGAGGCCACCATTGAACAGCTGAATGAGCACGACAACGAGAAGATCCTGAAACTGAAATCAGTGCTGGAGGAGAGCAGCTTCGATCCCTCGATCAAAGTGGAGGACCTGCTGAATGGCACAGATGATGACACGGAGTGCGATCTGCGGGAGTTTGCCGAGACTAATCTGTCGTTTTTGGACGAGGATCAGGAGTTCCTCAATGACTCGAGGAACGCCACCTCACCGCTCTCGGAATCCTTCTTCACCAGCGGCATTGGCTCCGCGGAAGATGTGAAGCAGGTGCTGCGAGAAGTCCTGCCCGATGAGAAtatgcagctgcagctgagcAGCGAGCAGCAGGGCGAGAACATCATCGATCTCTACTATTTGCCTGGCTTGGGCCTGCAATCCCAGATGATGCCCAATTCGGAGGACCCGCTGCTCTCCTCCTCGCCCCGGGAGTTTGGCCAGCAACGACAGCAGTTGGCCATGCAGACCACCAGCATGCAGCAGCCCATGGAGCAGTCGCTTCAGGACAACCACAATCTctaccagcagcaggagcagcagcaacagcatccgcagcagcagcaagagccacaccagcagcaacaatccCAGCAGGAGCAGACGTCGCAGCAggaacaacagcagcagcagcagcagcagcagcatcaacagttgttgctgccgcagcAGGCACTCAATCAAGCGGAATCCCTGCCGGCGGTGGGTCAGCAGCAGGGTGATTTCATGCTGCCCCTGGTGGGAGGTCATGGATTCACCCAAGTTACCAGCCAAACGCAATACATTGATGGCAGCCAGGGCGGCATGGGGATGCAGCCCCTCAACAGCCTGCTGCAACCACTGCTCTACGGTGGGGCAACCACATCCAATGGCAGCGCCTCAGCCGGAGGCAACGAATCTCTGCTCACCACCGATTGTCAAATGAATGCCAATCAGGGACAGATCGATACGGGCCTGTTGTTCGCCTGTGGCAACACGACAACCATGACAGCCCACAAATCCCTGGCGGCTCTCGTGCCAAATCCGCCGAGTGTGGCTAATCTGCAGCCGTTGTccaaccaaacgaattccaTTCTGAAGCGCCGCCTGCGCTCCAATGCGCCCCAGGAGACGCACAAGTTCTCCAAGTTCCACACCCTGTCACCGCATCGTTCCAAGCTGCGGAAACCATCGCGTACCCACTATACGCCCGCCCCCATCCTCAATCCGGATCGCAAGGGCACTGGCCTCTACTGCAATGTGCGCAAGCAACTGGGTCAGGGTTTGTTCGACGCCTTCGACGATGACTTCGGGGACCCGGTGGGCTTGGTGGACTTCTCGGATGAGTCCAAGGTGAACTTGGGCTCCACCTACCAGGCGCAGATACCCAGCTGTCGGCCGCTGGAGGAGGCATCGCGCGAGTCTGCGGCCGCCGAGTTGATGTGGAATCCCGAGGTGCAGGAGGACGAGAAGATACTGATGCGCTACATTGATCTCAGCAAGTCGTCGGCCGTGCCCATGGGCAGTCATTCCGAGGAGGTGGCGCTCCAAACGCTGCTGCGGGCCAAAGGAAACTCGGCGGCGGCTGTGCTCAGTCTACTCCAAACGCAGTCCGGCGCCTTCCAGATGAAGTGGACCGCCTACGAGCTGGAGCAGTTCCTGCGCGGCTTGGAGAAGAATGGCAAGGACTTTGGCAAGATCGCCAGTGAG CTGCAGACCAAATCCTCCGGCGAATGTGTGCAGATGTACTACTTCTGGAAGAAGCTGTGCGTGGACTACAAGGTGACGCACTTGAAGATGGAGCCCGTGGTGGTAATCACACCCGCGGTGGAGAAGCCCTATGTCTGCGAGATCGCCGACTGTTCAGCG AGCTTCAGTTCGAAGGCGGCGCTGCACGGCCATGTCCGCATACACGCTTACGGTCGCAgtgccagcagcaacaccaacaacaacaacaacaacagcagcagcagcaacaccggcagcagcagcaacatgcaacatggCGCTGcaagcagtggcagtggctctggcggcaacaacagcagcagcagctacgCATGCGCAACACtgagcagcggcaacagcagcagcggcaacaatgccagcagcaataccgctgcagctgcagcagcacacagcagcaacatgcccCAGGGCGGCAGCAACTGCAGTGGCCATGCGAATGCGGCTATAGCAACGTCTGCGCTTTCGACCACGCCCAAATTGGAGGCGGGCATGGGCAGTGCCACGAACATAGCAATTGCCAAGGAGGGCGAGTTCCCCTGCAAGGTGTGCGGCAA cGAAGAGTCACAACTCGCAAATAGACGTAACCGTAACTGA